The Cervus canadensis isolate Bull #8, Minnesota chromosome X, ASM1932006v1, whole genome shotgun sequence genome contains a region encoding:
- the LOC122434586 gene encoding LOW QUALITY PROTEIN: poly(A) polymerase type 3-like (The sequence of the model RefSeq protein was modified relative to this genomic sequence to represent the inferred CDS: substituted 1 base at 1 genomic stop codon) → MFTFGSYRLGVHTKGADTDALCVAPRHVDPSDFFTSFXDKLKLQEEVKDLRAVEEAFVPVIKLCFDGIEIDILFARLALQTIPEDLDLRDDSLLKNLNIRCIRSLNGCRVTDEILYLVPNTDNFRLTLRAIKLWAKRHIYSNILGFLGGVSWAMLVARTCQLYPNAIASTLVHKFFLIFSKWEWPNPVLLKQPEECNLNLPIWDPRVSVLFFPLQIHTVQ, encoded by the coding sequence ATGTTTACATTTGGCTCTTATAGATTAGGAGTACATACAAAAGGTGCTGATACTGATGCATTGTGTGTTGCACCAAGACATGTTGATCCAAGTGATTTTTTCACCTCGTTCTAAGATAAGTTGAAATTACAGGAAGAAGTAAAAGATTTAAGAGCTGTTGAAGAGGCATTTGTACCAGTTATCAAACTGTGTTTTGATGGGATAGAGATTGATATTTTGTTTGCAAGATTAGCACTGCAGACTATTCCAGAAGACTTGGACTTAAGAGATGACAGTCtgcttaaaaatttaaatataagatgTATAAGAAGTCTTAACGGTTGCAGGGTAACCGATGAAATTTTATATCTAGTACCAAACACTGACAACTTCAGGTTAACCCTGAGAGCTATCAAACTGTGGGCCAAGCGCCACATCTATTCCAATATATTAGGTTTCCTCGGTGGTGTTTCCTGGGCTATGCTAGTAGCAAGAACTTGCCAGCTTTATCCAAATGCAATAGCATCAACTCTTGTACATaaatttttcttgatattttctaAATGGGAATGGCCAAATCCAGTCCTATTGAAACAGCCTGAAGAATGCAATCTTAATTTGCCTATATGGGACCCAAGGGTTAGtgtattattttttcccctacaAATTCACACTGTGCAGTAA